In a single window of the Osmerus eperlanus chromosome 2, fOsmEpe2.1, whole genome shotgun sequence genome:
- the LOC134006856 gene encoding supervillin-like isoform X1, producing MDTLENPALEPRSERIARYKAERRRELAERYGNMEELPTKWVRRDGGEAPEPSPQTHPDSPPLLTDRAPCGGVNGRAGGGDPPRVSNGFEGDASAEATLLRRQHSSGSVSMFIRGDPVAPLGPPGPDAPQLHTRVSVGQLRSALLQQTGSATQPENVCSDGGLATSSLDLAVKPGTEGGRRRPRRYLPGVSGGGRKNNERFRTQPITASEMQESGGLPEAEEEDSCKADVKTDDRAKMSVAAKMSLFKELEKTAAPEVSSFLKPRSGSVSHERRVRRGNENRSLTQPITCEEMVAISSPKAALSGQASPGQAPPGQAPPGQAEPVEDDESCKLSMSEKLALFNKLSLPEGQGGGPADAPPERRRQKGARYRTQPITVEELQKAPIQLPPLRLSPHLSDRQQALSVNLRPSEVRQARHWPGEASRADIEPGSGGPGTSSLELYSPQKSLSRWDSEPGEIRGILKKSRSGGPEWSRDRGFDSSQESPFTLEQNGVEAAGMGEDSGSGYRREKHGVSGGDGTPLSGAPWRQRGRNRREPIPAAPVRAWPEPQEERPCQAAEQDSSDVSREEEDEERSSRRRRDTPPRGHVEVSQADGCGQETGGWRRTDENQISHDESVRPQSWDPVFSSVYPSSTPQYVMCFNQTTQSFEAQEVSSAVQSQPRSQPQWRQKVRPAEEEQAQPQAQAQAPLQAQPQPQAQAQAQAQPQAPLQAQAQAQPQPQAQPQAPLQAQPQPQLQPSVAERRRSLQESEDQWQTRGRGEAGRMTKRGLVSPEPDRDDTPPSHIKRPSTGATACKGAEPQEPSLEVTSEQATEGTEAMPLDDQGTLGGFYRQLSPLSPASAALPSSGSEPQTDLSALCQTNTPMLTSAVAEHRRSVRPSRRTQGSRNPLRALAAREDLRQDFMGQRVSEATAETNRIQAEKKVKNNSVVDSALAGLARTEVAKVTVATDAVNNNSPPISNLVLIQIKGKRHVQVRVVEPTVWSLNSGDCFLLVTASHCILWCGEFANTSEKAKASELAASIVALGELGCQASQVTCLEEGVNTEKSQASDFWNILGGRTQYRGAGAPEEDELYESGVVESNCAYRLVENRLVPHGQAWAAVPSVSLLDSREALVFDFGSEVYLWQGKDVSHGDRKVALQLAQQVWGGAYDYRNCRVNPLDPAHCNANIQPCGEGRPGWALFGLVSEGNETVLFREKFLDREEKNRCREEPAPLVQVTQSLSTPVSPVPEVTMMPTMPPHSDGLCPCDAKALVAGEGVARDTLAHAALQGLGLQRGQGRVTLEDGRQGELCTVAVDTWHIQEGGDCEVAMESPGQLHEGDAYLVRWTYTINSTVGQGDSPGDPDKEVSALFFWRGRHSSVSGWGMSALTTHHKGAQ from the exons ATGGACACGCTGGAGAACCCGGCCCTGGAGCCCAGGTCCGAACGGATCGCCCGCTacaaggcagagaggaggagggaactgGCGGAACGCTATGGCAACATGGAGGAGCTCCCCACCaagtgggtgaggagagacgggggggaggcGCCGGAGCCTTCTCCCCAGACCCACCCTGACAGCCCGCCCCTCCTCACGGACAGAGCCCCCTGCGGGGGGGTGAACGGCCGGGCAGGGGGGGGAGACCCTCCGAGAGTCTCCAACGGCTTTGAGGGAGACGCTTCTGCAGAGGCAACACTCCTCAGAAG gCAACATTCTTCTGGCTCTGTCAGCATGTTCATTAGGGGGGACCCTGTAGCCCCCCTAGGCCCCCCTGGACCCGACGCCCCCCAGCTGCACACTCGGGTGTCGGTGGGCCAGTTGAGGAGCGCACTGTTGCAACAGACCGGGAGTGCAACACAGCCTGAGAACGT TTGCTCAGACGGTGGGCTTGCTACCTCCTCCCTCGACCTCGCTGTCAAGCCCGGCACTGAGGGGGGGCGCCGACGCCCCCGTCGCTATCTGCCAGGGGTGTCAGGAGGGGGCCGCAAGAACAACGAGCGCTTCAGGACACAGCCAATCACGGCCAGTGAGATGCAGGAGAGTGGCGG GCTTCCAGAGGCTGAAGAGGAAGATAGCTGTAAAG CTGATGTGAAGACGGATGACAGGGCCAAAATGAGTGTGGCAGCCAAGATGTCTCTGTTTAAA gagctggagaagacGGCGGCCCCCGAGGTGTCTTCCTTCCTGAAGCCTCGCTCCGGTAGCGTGTCCCACGAACGCAGGGTGCGTCGCGGAAACGAAAATCGCTCTCTCACTCAACCAATCACCTGTGAGGAAATGGTTGCCATCAG CAGCCCCAAGGCAGCCTTGTCGGGCCAGGCCTCCCCAGGCCAGGCCCCCCCAGGCCAGGCCCCCCCAGGCCAGGCCGAGCCTGTGGAGGACGATGAGAGCTGCAAGCTGAGTATGAGTGAGAAGCTGGCTCTCTTCAACAAGCTGTCCCTACCGGAGGGCCAGGGAGGCGGCCCTGCTGACGCCCCCCCAGAGAGACGCAGGCAGAAGGGGGCTCGCTACCGCACACAGCCCATCACCGTGGAGGAG CTCCAGAAAGCTCCCATCCAGCTGCCCCCTCTGCGCCTGTCCCCCCACCTCTCAGACAGGCAGCAGGCCCTGTCCGTCAACCTGAGGCCCAGCGAGGTACGCCAGGCCCGGCACTGGCCTGGGGAGGCCTCCAGGGCAGATATAGAGCCTGGCTCAGGAGGACCTGGCACCAGCTCCTTGGAACTCTACTCCCCCCAGAAGTCGCTGTCACGCTGGGACTCTGAGCCTGGTGAGATCAGAGGAATCCTGAAGAAGAGTCGCTCTGGAGGACCAGAGTGGAGCAGGGACCGAGGTTTTGACAGCAGCCAAGAGTCCCCCTTCACCCTTGAGCAGAATGGGGTGGAAGCAGCGGGCATGGGAGAAGACAGTGGGTCTGGTTATCGGAGAGAAAAACATGGGGTGTCTGGGGGCGATGGAACCCCGCTATCTGGTGCcccctggaggcagagagggaggaacaggagggagCCCATCCCCGCGGCTCCAGTGAGGGCCTGGCCAGAACCTCAGGAGGAGAGGCCCTGCCAGGCGGCTGAGCAGGACTCCTCAgatgtctccagggaggaggaagatgaggagaggagcagccggaggaggagggacacccCACCACGAGGACATGTTGAGGTGTCTCAGGCAGACGGCTGTGGCCAGGAGACAGGCGGCTGGAGGAGGACG GACGAGAACCAAATCTCTCACGATGAGTCCGTCCGACCGCAGAGCTGG gatCCTGTGTTTTCCTCAGTCTATCCTAGCAGTACACCTCAGTATGTCATGTGTTTCAATcag ACGACCCAGTCTTTTGAGGCCCAAGAGGTTTCCTCTGCCGTCCAGAGCCAGCCTCGTTCTCAGCCTCAATGGAGGCAGAAG GTCCGAccagcagaggaggagcaggcccaaccccaggcccaggcccaggccccgcTCCaggcacagccccagccccaggcccaggcccaggcccaggcccagccccaggccccacTCCAGGCACAGGCCCAGgcacagccccaaccccaggcccagccccaggccccacTCCaggcacagccccagccccagctccagccatCAGTGGCTGAGCGAAGGCGTTCCCTTCAGGAGAGCGAGGATCAGTGGCAgaccagaggaagaggggaagctGGACGGATGACAAAACGAG GTCTGGTCTCTCCTGAACCCGACCGAGATgacactcctccctctcacatTAAGAGACCCTCTACAGGGGCCACAGCATGCAAAG GAGCAGAACCCCAGGAACCTTCCCTGGAGGTGACATCCGAGCAGGCGACTGAAGGGACAGAGGCCATGCCTCTGGATGACCAGGGGACACTGGGAGGTTTCTACAGACAGCTGTCACCCCTGTCACCCGCATCTGCTGCTCTTCCCAGCTCTGGCTCTGAGCCGCAGACCGACCTGAGTGCCCTCTGCCAGACTAACACACccat GCTGACTTCAGCGGTGGCGGAGCACAGGCGCTCGGTGCGCCCCTCTCGCAGGACCCAGGGCTCCAGGAACCCGCTGCGAGCCCTGGCCGCCAGGGAGGACCTCAGGCAGGACTTCATGGGACAGAGAGTGAGCGAAGCGACTGCAGAGACCAACAGGATAcaagcagagaaga AGGTCAAGAACAACAGCGTGGTAGACTCAGCTCTGGCAGGTCTGGCCAGAACCGAGGTCGCCAAGGTCACCGTTGCCACGGACGCagtcaacaacaacagcccACCAATCAGCAATCTTGTGCTCATTCAGATAAAAG GCAAGCGACATGTCCAGGTGCGTGTGGTGGAGCCAACAGTCTGGTCTCTGAACAGTGGAGACTGTTTCCTCCTGGTCACAGCCAGCCACTGCATCCTGTGGTGTGGAGAGTTTGCCAACACGTCAGAGAAAGCCAAG GCCTCGGAGCTGGCAGCCTCCATCGTAGCcctgggggagctgggctgCCAGGCTTCCCAGGTCAcctgcctggaggagggggtcaaCACTGAGAAAAGCCAGGCCTCTGACTTCTGGAACATTCTGGGAGGAAGGACTCAGTACAGAG GAGCGGGCGCCCCTGAGGAGGACGAGCTGTACGAaagtggggtggtggagtccaACTGTGCGTACAGGCTGGTGGAGAACAGACTGGTGCCTCATGGGCAGGCCTGGGCAGCTGTGCCCAGTGTCTCGCTGCTGGACTCCAGGGAG GCTCTGGTGTTTGACTTTGGCAGCGAGGTATACTTGTGGCAGGGCAAGGACGTCTCCCACGGTGACAGGAAGGTAGCTCTGCAATTGGCCCAGCAGGTGTGGGGCGGAGCCTACGACTACAGAAACTGTAGGGTGAACCCCCTGGACCCCGCCCACTGCAACGCCAACATACAGCC GTGTGGCGAAGGGCGCCCCGGCTGGGCCCTGTTCGGTCTGGTGTCCGAGGGCAATGAGACCGTTCTCTTCAGAGAGAAGTTtctggacagggaggagaagaacagGTGCAGAGAGGAGCCTGCGCCCCTGGTCCAGGTGACCCAG tctctctccactcctgtgAGTCCTGTGCCTGAGGTAACCATGATGCCCACGATGCCCCCGCACTCAGATGGTCTGTGTCCCTGTGATGCCAAGGCCTTGGTGGCAGGTGAGGGTGTGGCGAGGGACACCCTGGCCCACGCTGCCCTGCAGGGGCTGGGTCTCCagcggggacaggggagggtcaCCCTGGAGGACGGGCGGCAAGGGGAGCTGTGCACGGTCGCCGTGGATACCTGGCACATCCAGGAGGGTGGGGACTGTGAGGTCGCCATGGAGAGCCCAGGGCAGCTGCATGAGGGAGACGCCTATCTGGTCCGCTGGACCTACACCATCAACAGCACAG tgggacagggagacagcCCAGGTGATCCTGACAAGGAAGTCTCCGCCCTTTTCTTCTGGCGAGGCCGGCACTCCAGTGTCAGTGGGTGGGGCATGTCTGCTCTTACGACCCACCACAAGGGGGCGCAG TGA